A single window of Granulicella sibirica DNA harbors:
- a CDS encoding FAD-dependent oxidoreductase, whose product MIVDYRTRDVSQPIEVDLCVIGAGAAGIAIARHFAGSKTTVALLESGGYKLDPQLQALYEGDSVGEPYYETLDHCRSRFFGGSTNCWGGMCTPMTEIDFRERSWVPYSGWPFPEAEMDPYFRRAHDLCGIGPYGYDAKMWDTIGKKALPLNGDLLWSHFWQMNNRYGNKHIRFAKKFHTDLEQATNITVYLHANVVGLKLDENANRMSWVQTKTLDGRTGRVQAKCFVLACGGIENVRMLLVSNDKMPAGVGNQHDLVGRFFNEHLQAECATVTIPESGSKLTDYAHWWNLGRSHARPGMTLSPVAQEKHKTLNASISIDAVYDANYVWKAAKDLWSDIVNRKVGAKSVKSAVSMLSQPHVALPDTYRRMRYGTRPIGKPKSFVLYARAEQAPIPESRIRIGNDLDQLGMRKSVLDWHTSEIDHRSFRLLIETTKSEFSRLGLGDVHEAEWLRDGGWPDSLAGGPHHMCTTRMSDDPMQGVVDRNAKIHGVDDLYVAGSSVFSTGGHANSTLTLLATTMKLCDHLQVLLS is encoded by the coding sequence ATGATTGTTGACTATCGGACCCGGGACGTCTCCCAGCCCATCGAGGTCGATCTGTGTGTCATCGGAGCTGGCGCGGCAGGCATTGCCATCGCTCGCCATTTTGCGGGATCAAAGACGACCGTAGCCCTTCTCGAGAGCGGCGGCTATAAGCTTGATCCACAGCTTCAAGCCCTCTACGAGGGCGATAGCGTCGGCGAGCCGTATTACGAGACGCTGGACCATTGCCGGTCACGTTTCTTTGGTGGGAGCACGAACTGCTGGGGTGGCATGTGCACACCAATGACTGAGATCGATTTTCGTGAGCGAAGCTGGGTGCCGTACAGCGGCTGGCCCTTCCCTGAGGCAGAGATGGATCCGTATTTCCGCAGAGCACATGATCTGTGCGGCATTGGGCCATACGGCTACGATGCCAAAATGTGGGACACCATAGGAAAAAAGGCTCTTCCGCTGAACGGAGATCTTCTTTGGTCGCACTTTTGGCAGATGAATAATCGGTATGGGAACAAACACATCCGATTCGCGAAGAAATTCCATACAGACCTGGAGCAGGCAACGAACATTACTGTCTACCTGCACGCCAATGTTGTTGGTTTGAAGTTGGACGAAAACGCAAATCGAATGAGTTGGGTGCAAACGAAAACTCTTGATGGGCGTACAGGTAGAGTGCAGGCTAAATGCTTTGTGCTGGCATGCGGTGGCATCGAGAACGTCCGGATGCTGCTCGTCTCCAACGATAAAATGCCGGCAGGCGTCGGCAACCAGCACGACCTGGTAGGGCGATTTTTTAATGAGCATCTACAGGCGGAATGCGCCACGGTGACGATTCCGGAGTCGGGCAGCAAGCTGACAGACTATGCGCATTGGTGGAATCTTGGGAGATCCCACGCCCGCCCGGGAATGACGCTTTCCCCTGTCGCTCAAGAGAAGCATAAAACCCTTAATGCGAGTATCTCCATTGACGCCGTGTACGACGCAAACTATGTCTGGAAGGCGGCCAAAGATCTGTGGAGCGATATCGTCAATCGGAAGGTTGGCGCGAAATCCGTCAAGAGCGCCGTTAGCATGCTGAGTCAACCGCATGTGGCACTTCCAGACACATACCGCAGGATGAGATATGGAACGCGGCCGATTGGCAAGCCGAAATCCTTTGTCCTATATGCCCGCGCAGAGCAGGCGCCTATCCCGGAGAGTCGAATTCGAATTGGCAACGACCTCGATCAGCTAGGAATGCGGAAATCGGTTCTGGATTGGCACACGAGTGAAATTGATCACCGCTCCTTCCGCCTTCTCATTGAGACGACCAAGTCGGAGTTTTCACGCTTAGGACTCGGGGACGTTCACGAGGCCGAATGGCTGCGTGATGGGGGCTGGCCGGATTCACTTGCAGGCGGGCCACACCACATGTGTACAACTCGAATGTCCGACGATCCTATGCAGGGGGTCGTCGACCGAAATGCAAAGATACACGGAGTAGATGACCTCTACGTCGCGGGAAGCTCTGTATTTTCGACGGGGGGGCATGCTAACAGCACCCTAACCTTACTCGCGACCACGATGAAGCTCTGCGATCATCTGCAAGTACTCCTCTCATAA
- a CDS encoding glycosyltransferase family 4 protein, giving the protein MRILHILNRLSSFGNGIVNLAVDVAIEQKKAGHTVAFLTGPDGGYETMLRSFGVEVFKNMQEQTLANLLPASFKSRQVLREFKPDVVHAHMQTALLLVIPWTKLYGIPMIGHLHNVHDRSAHRMSWADRLITVSASVQQSMLDLGVPATKLRTVLNGTVRSPRVPKISDQVPEPLLRPAILTVAGMSHRKGISELIQAFEIVGAQLSEAHLYLAGIGPEKPLFEQQAADSPMRDRIHFLGFTPNPQRLMISSDVFVLASRRDSFGLVLAEAREAGCAIVASDVDGIPEALDGGEAGILVPAQSPKDLAEAILSLLQDDNLRQEWRRRAGIGLERFTVARMTEEVMDVYREVVRSDINR; this is encoded by the coding sequence ATGCGTATTCTTCACATCTTGAACAGGCTCTCTAGTTTTGGAAATGGCATCGTCAACCTCGCGGTCGACGTCGCGATCGAGCAGAAGAAGGCCGGACATACCGTGGCCTTTCTCACTGGTCCTGACGGCGGATATGAGACGATGCTCCGCTCCTTTGGAGTGGAGGTTTTTAAGAATATGCAAGAGCAGACCCTCGCAAATCTCTTGCCGGCAAGCTTCAAGTCGCGACAAGTCCTGCGGGAGTTCAAGCCGGATGTCGTCCATGCTCACATGCAGACGGCCCTGCTTCTTGTGATTCCGTGGACGAAGCTTTATGGTATTCCCATGATCGGTCACCTGCACAATGTGCACGATAGGTCAGCGCACCGCATGAGCTGGGCAGACCGATTGATTACCGTGAGCGCATCGGTCCAGCAAAGCATGCTTGACCTGGGTGTGCCGGCAACGAAACTGCGGACAGTACTGAATGGAACAGTCCGAAGTCCTCGCGTCCCAAAGATTTCCGATCAGGTGCCAGAACCACTTCTTCGGCCAGCCATTCTTACAGTGGCGGGAATGAGTCACCGCAAGGGGATCTCAGAACTCATCCAAGCGTTTGAAATCGTGGGAGCGCAGTTGAGCGAGGCACATCTATACCTCGCAGGTATAGGACCAGAGAAGCCCCTGTTCGAGCAGCAAGCCGCAGACTCCCCCATGCGCGACCGCATCCATTTTCTCGGTTTTACTCCAAACCCTCAGAGACTCATGATAAGCAGTGACGTTTTTGTGCTCGCCTCGCGAAGGGACTCATTCGGGCTGGTCCTTGCCGAGGCGCGTGAGGCGGGGTGCGCCATCGTAGCCTCCGATGTGGATGGAATCCCGGAAGCTCTCGACGGCGGAGAAGCTGGCATTCTCGTACCCGCCCAGTCACCGAAGGACCTGGCAGAGGCAATCCTCAGTCTCCTTCAAGATGATAATCTTCGCCAGGAATGGCGACGAAGAGCCGGGATAGGTCTTGAACGATTCACCGTCGCTCGTATGACTGAAGAAGTGATGGATGTCTACCGGGAAGTTGTGCGGTCAGACATCAATCGATAA
- a CDS encoding oligosaccharide flippase family protein, translated as MSPERISTQAKGGGTRAVVQTVGARLLIQVINAATGILTARLLQPAGRGELAAMILWSLFLAQLTTFGIPSSLVYFLRSRPDRRGDLITSGLVMAGVLGVVTAIIGAVLMPEFISKYPHWVIRDAQWLLVITPICSLTFVGRAILESHGEFGASNLAQSLSPLTTLIALLFLVALHRVTVLGAGLCYIIAIFPVAALLAVRVFPYFDPAARISKSGCKLLLSYGVRSYWIDLLGTLSLQVDQVLVVSLLTAADMGLYVVMLSLSRMANVFQNAVTAVLFPKATGQSTERIRELTGRAARVSLTITACATFSIGVIGPGLLRIFYGKDYTSAAGCLRILLLEVTMSGLVFILAQAFMALDRPGTVSILQGIGLGFSVPLMLLLIPRFGITGAAYALLISTTARLCFICAGFPIYLKIRVPDLRPRMDDYTSLVRSLKRSTQKP; from the coding sequence TTGTCTCCCGAGCGGATTTCCACGCAGGCAAAGGGCGGAGGAACCAGGGCTGTCGTACAGACCGTCGGAGCACGCCTCCTCATTCAAGTTATCAATGCCGCAACGGGCATCTTGACGGCAAGGCTCTTGCAACCTGCGGGACGCGGAGAGCTTGCGGCCATGATCCTCTGGTCTTTGTTCCTCGCCCAACTCACGACCTTCGGCATCCCAAGTTCGCTTGTATATTTCCTCCGGTCAAGGCCGGACCGGAGAGGCGACCTCATCACAAGCGGTCTTGTGATGGCAGGTGTGCTGGGCGTCGTCACCGCCATCATTGGTGCGGTGCTGATGCCCGAGTTCATCAGCAAGTACCCGCATTGGGTGATTCGGGATGCGCAGTGGCTACTGGTCATTACGCCCATTTGCTCCTTGACCTTCGTCGGTCGCGCAATTCTGGAATCTCACGGTGAGTTTGGCGCGTCCAATCTGGCTCAAAGTTTGAGCCCGCTGACCACCTTGATCGCACTCTTGTTTCTGGTGGCTCTTCACCGCGTTACGGTACTCGGTGCCGGCCTGTGCTACATCATCGCGATCTTCCCCGTCGCAGCATTGCTGGCCGTGCGCGTGTTTCCCTACTTTGACCCAGCGGCTCGAATATCAAAGTCAGGCTGTAAACTCCTTCTCAGCTATGGCGTCCGTTCTTATTGGATAGACCTTCTCGGTACCCTTTCCTTGCAGGTCGATCAGGTTCTTGTCGTTAGCCTCCTCACGGCGGCTGACATGGGACTATATGTCGTTATGCTGAGCCTGTCGCGGATGGCAAATGTCTTTCAGAATGCTGTCACCGCCGTGTTGTTCCCAAAGGCGACCGGCCAAAGTACGGAGCGTATCCGGGAACTCACGGGCAGAGCGGCACGCGTCAGTCTTACGATCACGGCATGTGCGACATTTTCTATCGGAGTAATCGGTCCTGGTCTGCTAAGGATCTTCTACGGAAAGGATTACACCAGTGCGGCAGGATGCCTCCGAATCCTTCTCCTTGAAGTCACCATGTCGGGTCTTGTCTTCATCCTGGCACAGGCGTTTATGGCGCTCGACCGCCCGGGCACCGTCTCCATTCTTCAGGGCATCGGCCTTGGATTCAGCGTACCTCTCATGCTCTTGCTGATTCCACGCTTCGGCATTACCGGAGCCGCTTATGCTTTGCTCATCTCAACAACCGCACGTCTCTGCTTTATTTGTGCAGGTTTTCCCATATATCTTAAAATCCGGGTCCCTGACCTTCGACCCAGAATGGATGACTACACCTCACTCGTTCGTAGCCTCAAGCGATCGACCCAGAAACCCTAA
- a CDS encoding glycosyltransferase family 4 protein yields the protein MPDQRRRVLFVDHTAVLGGGELALLALLRELDRSLFDPVVLLLSDGPLIQELEGLAETHVLALPDEILKARRDDLSSPGFLWTKLVIALRYLHSFSRLVRKLRPRLIHSNSLKADVLTGIVAAYSRIPQIWHIRDRISEDYLPSSVVALFRIACQLLPNALIANSRSTLESLHLGSETVGVVISSGIDLKPFVDSKKREHFTLEQSSAANPIQIGIIGRICAWKGQDVFLRSAGIVHEFFPNAHYHIVGGPLFEELEFEKQLHDMAATLGLSRQVTFAGFRRDIPDYVSGLDIVVHASTIPEPFGQVIVQGMAAGKPVIATEGGGPSEIVEDGVTGFLVPRNNATALAGAIMHILNNPKAAQIVAERGQKEALQRYGSEITTRKVEELYKELLAG from the coding sequence TTGCCTGATCAGCGTCGGCGTGTTCTTTTTGTAGACCACACTGCAGTCTTAGGCGGTGGTGAACTCGCTTTACTAGCGCTTCTGCGCGAGTTGGACCGATCGCTCTTCGACCCCGTTGTACTTCTGCTCTCGGATGGCCCGCTGATTCAGGAGTTAGAGGGTCTGGCAGAGACACACGTGCTCGCTCTTCCGGATGAGATTCTGAAAGCTCGTAGAGATGATCTGTCGAGTCCTGGATTTCTATGGACGAAGCTTGTGATAGCTCTTCGCTATCTCCATTCCTTCTCTAGGCTCGTTCGGAAACTGCGCCCTCGGCTCATCCACTCCAATTCCCTAAAGGCCGACGTACTTACGGGCATCGTTGCGGCATACAGCCGGATTCCTCAGATCTGGCACATTCGCGACCGGATAAGTGAAGACTACCTACCATCCTCAGTCGTCGCTCTGTTCCGGATAGCCTGCCAACTGCTCCCAAATGCCCTGATCGCGAATTCCCGTTCGACGCTTGAAAGCCTTCACCTGGGCAGCGAGACCGTAGGCGTGGTGATCAGTTCTGGCATCGATCTAAAGCCCTTCGTGGATTCGAAGAAAAGGGAGCATTTCACACTTGAACAGTCCTCAGCTGCAAACCCAATCCAAATCGGAATCATCGGACGCATATGCGCATGGAAGGGGCAAGATGTATTCCTACGCAGTGCCGGTATAGTCCATGAGTTCTTTCCGAACGCTCATTACCATATCGTCGGCGGCCCGTTATTTGAAGAGCTTGAGTTCGAAAAACAACTCCACGACATGGCGGCGACGCTCGGTTTGAGCCGCCAAGTGACCTTCGCCGGGTTCAGACGCGATATCCCAGACTATGTCTCCGGTCTGGATATAGTTGTTCACGCTTCAACCATCCCGGAGCCCTTCGGCCAGGTGATTGTGCAAGGGATGGCCGCAGGAAAGCCCGTCATTGCGACGGAAGGCGGAGGCCCATCTGAAATTGTCGAGGATGGGGTAACAGGCTTCCTCGTCCCGCGAAACAACGCAACGGCATTAGCAGGTGCCATCATGCATATTTTGAACAACCCCAAAGCTGCACAAATCGTGGCTGAACGCGGACAAAAGGAGGCACTCCAAAGGTACGGTTCCGAGATAACGACACGGAAGGTAGAAGAGCTCTATAAAGAGCTGCTCGCAGGGTGA
- a CDS encoding polysaccharide biosynthesis/export family protein: MSRLIGRPSIIMVILAACTLQAVSQQLQPRERYQLHSGDQLSIEYTYTPELNTTTTIQPDGFVNLRVGGDVLLAGKTLVQAKTLIEQSASDRLKNSAVVLTLLDFQHPYFVVAGEAYAPSKYELRDNLTVLQGLMIGGGSRITGKESQVVLIHGANTPTPEVHVLNLKDVGSQKIFEKDMALSNGDIIYIPKSKLTKTIQVFSLINGPLNTAVYAGFR, translated from the coding sequence ATGTCACGACTAATCGGACGCCCATCCATCATCATGGTAATCCTAGCCGCCTGCACTTTGCAGGCCGTCTCTCAGCAGCTGCAGCCAAGGGAGCGTTATCAGCTGCATTCAGGTGACCAACTCAGCATTGAATACACCTATACTCCGGAACTGAACACAACGACCACCATCCAGCCTGATGGTTTCGTTAACCTCAGGGTGGGCGGAGACGTACTCCTTGCGGGTAAGACACTCGTGCAGGCAAAGACCCTTATCGAGCAAAGCGCGTCTGATCGCTTGAAGAATTCTGCCGTAGTCCTGACTCTGTTAGATTTTCAGCATCCATATTTCGTTGTGGCGGGCGAAGCGTACGCTCCCTCAAAGTATGAGCTTCGCGACAATCTAACCGTGCTGCAGGGCCTGATGATTGGAGGCGGAAGCAGGATTACGGGTAAGGAATCTCAGGTTGTCCTGATCCATGGAGCAAATACTCCCACTCCCGAAGTTCATGTACTAAACCTCAAGGATGTTGGCTCTCAGAAGATATTTGAAAAGGACATGGCGCTAAGCAACGGGGATATTATTTACATACCGAAGAGTAAGCTCACCAAGACGATTCAGGTGTTTTCCCTTATTAACGGACCCCTCAATACGGCTGTATACGCTGGGTTTCGCTAG
- a CDS encoding tyrosine-protein kinase family protein, translated as MKKRKTHNRQSLHSYHESQIPKLVGSLFREASNEVEVSSVYAVTSVQHGEGASTISLLVAREFARQPGRKILLASTDDFRQLVPEDLAQPDLCWGREQSSFFRVIASERKPLVGSAWDSDPRFARALIQLLRQHFDAVLVDAGDLLSSHDIARLGHLIDGVVLVVQADRSTKAQIERALQVLSLAGGELKGCVLNRRTYPIPDLIYRWFRS; from the coding sequence ATGAAAAAACGAAAGACACATAATCGGCAGTCCTTGCACTCGTACCATGAATCTCAGATACCCAAGCTCGTCGGCTCACTGTTTCGTGAAGCGTCAAATGAAGTGGAAGTCTCAAGCGTCTACGCTGTAACCTCAGTGCAGCATGGAGAAGGGGCGTCGACAATTTCATTGCTCGTTGCGCGCGAGTTTGCTCGCCAGCCTGGTAGAAAGATACTGCTGGCCAGCACAGACGACTTCCGCCAATTGGTGCCGGAAGATCTTGCGCAGCCAGATCTATGCTGGGGTAGAGAGCAGAGCAGTTTTTTTAGGGTAATTGCTTCAGAGAGAAAGCCGTTGGTCGGCTCTGCGTGGGACTCTGACCCTCGGTTTGCCCGCGCTTTGATTCAGCTTCTGCGCCAGCATTTTGATGCGGTGCTCGTAGACGCAGGGGATCTCCTTAGCTCCCACGACATTGCTCGCCTTGGGCATCTAATCGATGGAGTCGTTCTCGTCGTGCAGGCTGACCGCAGCACGAAAGCTCAGATAGAGCGGGCACTGCAAGTTCTATCTCTCGCTGGCGGTGAACTTAAAGGCTGTGTCTTGAATCGGCGAACATACCCCATCCCTGATCTAATCTACCGCTGGTTTCGGAGTTAG
- a CDS encoding GumC family protein, translated as MNNNQQGVLNLIGGLFRHRTLLLWLFFGTLLLTLAITLIMKKQYASEMKVVAQNTRDIEAVSSAKENTTQPQSSASSDTDTRVNSEIELLSDTDLMENLVLFRSKLLPDEAPAPAPGSKEMARAVGRMVNRLDFEPVKKSAVFTITYTDVTPEAAQQVLRELERTYLDKHVQLSRPAGTFSFFKEESNSYVQRMKAAEQQLADFQSTNKYVDLDKEKTELDEGLHALDVTALAEQAQLQSVTGQITSVTSRLRSIEGRITTAIVTTPNPQGIQNLIASITDLKTRRVHLAENFKADDRLIVELDAQIKTSEDALKEMRENDATQTTDNNPAVLSLRQQLETLLVQRAGLVESLRAYHAQEDDYRKRLTQLQQITPENNQLEREVSELRDMNQSISTKRDAARLEDLLDAGQFGNIAVAQQPTFSRQHVKPRMIINMALGGVTGIFLCASALLLLETTRSTILTPKELESLSGVPVLATVPDAAGLDGLLSAWGPESRTGLAPAQTGNVPI; from the coding sequence CACGCTTCTTTTGACGCTGGCCATTACCCTCATCATGAAGAAACAGTACGCATCGGAGATGAAGGTCGTAGCGCAGAACACGCGCGACATTGAGGCGGTCAGCTCCGCGAAAGAAAATACTACTCAGCCACAAAGCAGCGCAAGTTCCGATACGGATACAAGGGTTAATTCAGAGATCGAGCTTCTGTCAGACACGGACCTGATGGAAAATTTAGTCCTCTTTCGCAGCAAGCTGCTTCCAGACGAGGCGCCGGCACCGGCCCCCGGAAGTAAGGAAATGGCTAGAGCTGTCGGACGCATGGTTAACCGTCTCGACTTCGAGCCAGTAAAGAAGTCGGCCGTCTTTACGATTACCTATACAGATGTGACTCCCGAGGCTGCGCAGCAGGTGCTGCGTGAGCTAGAGCGAACCTACCTGGATAAGCATGTCCAGTTGAGCAGGCCCGCCGGAACTTTCAGCTTCTTCAAAGAAGAGTCCAACTCCTATGTCCAGCGGATGAAAGCTGCTGAGCAGCAACTTGCGGACTTTCAAAGCACGAACAAGTACGTCGACCTTGACAAAGAGAAGACGGAGCTGGATGAAGGTCTGCATGCTCTAGACGTGACCGCCCTTGCAGAGCAGGCTCAGCTTCAATCTGTGACAGGTCAGATAACGAGTGTGACCAGCCGCCTACGGAGCATCGAGGGCAGAATCACGACGGCAATCGTCACGACCCCAAATCCGCAAGGTATTCAAAACCTCATTGCAAGCATTACCGATCTCAAAACCCGCCGCGTCCACCTTGCCGAAAACTTCAAGGCGGATGACCGTCTTATCGTGGAGCTCGATGCGCAAATCAAGACCTCGGAAGATGCCCTCAAAGAGATGCGCGAGAACGACGCCACTCAAACAACCGATAACAACCCTGCGGTTCTATCCCTTAGGCAGCAGTTGGAGACACTTCTGGTGCAGCGCGCGGGCCTGGTTGAGAGTCTACGTGCGTATCACGCCCAGGAAGACGACTACCGAAAGCGCCTTACGCAGCTCCAACAGATCACTCCGGAAAACAATCAATTGGAACGCGAGGTATCAGAGCTTCGCGATATGAATCAAAGCATTTCCACGAAGCGTGATGCCGCGCGCCTCGAAGACCTGCTTGACGCCGGACAATTCGGAAATATCGCGGTGGCCCAGCAACCTACCTTCTCGCGACAGCATGTCAAGCCGCGAATGATCATCAATATGGCTCTAGGTGGCGTTACCGGAATCTTCCTGTGTGCTTCCGCTCTGCTCCTACTCGAGACAACTCGGTCCACAATTTTGACCCCGAAAGAGCTTGAGTCGCTCTCGGGGGTACCAGTCTTAGCTACTGTGCCTGATGCTGCGGGCTTGGATGGGTTGTTGTCAGCGTGGGGTCCCGAATCGCGAACGGGTTTGGCGCCGGCTCAGACAGGCAATGTACCAATTTGA